From Acinetobacter lwoffii, a single genomic window includes:
- the asd gene encoding aspartate-semialdehyde dehydrogenase, with translation MKVGLVGWRGMVGSVLMQRMVEENDFAHFEPFYFSTSNAGGEAPAFGGKTAPALMDASDINSLKQMDVIITCQGGEYTSEVFPKLKAEGWNGYWIDAASTLRMDDEAIIVLDPVNMHVIKDGLVKGTKTFVGGNCTVSLMLMGLGGLFQNNLVEWATSMTYQAASGAGAQNMRELINGMGYLYNNTKELLDDPRSPILDIDSRIAELQRGEGFPSANFGVPLAGSLIPYIDKQLESGQSKEEWKGQVETNKILGNQQIVPIDGHCVRIGAMRCHSQALTLKLKKDVPLDEIEDIIARANDWSKVVPNTREASMTDLTPVAVTGTLSVPVGRLRKLNMGKEYLGAFTVGDQLLWGAAEPLRRMLRILIDYKNA, from the coding sequence ATGAAAGTAGGTCTGGTCGGTTGGCGCGGGATGGTTGGTTCCGTCCTTATGCAACGTATGGTTGAAGAGAATGATTTTGCTCATTTTGAGCCATTCTATTTCTCTACCAGTAATGCAGGCGGTGAAGCGCCGGCATTTGGCGGTAAGACCGCCCCAGCACTTATGGATGCATCAGACATTAACAGTCTGAAGCAAATGGATGTCATTATTACCTGTCAAGGTGGCGAATATACCTCTGAAGTTTTCCCGAAACTGAAAGCTGAAGGCTGGAACGGTTACTGGATTGATGCAGCATCGACCTTACGTATGGATGATGAAGCCATCATCGTACTTGATCCGGTGAACATGCATGTGATCAAAGACGGTCTGGTCAAAGGCACCAAGACTTTTGTCGGCGGTAATTGCACAGTTTCCTTGATGCTGATGGGCTTGGGCGGTCTGTTCCAGAACAATCTGGTGGAATGGGCAACTTCAATGACCTATCAGGCCGCTTCAGGTGCAGGCGCACAGAACATGCGTGAACTGATCAATGGTATGGGTTATTTATATAACAATACCAAAGAGTTGCTAGATGATCCGCGTTCTCCAATTCTGGATATCGACTCTAGAATTGCTGAATTACAACGTGGTGAAGGCTTCCCGTCTGCAAACTTTGGCGTTCCTTTGGCTGGCTCACTCATTCCTTATATCGACAAGCAGCTGGAAAGCGGCCAGTCGAAAGAAGAATGGAAAGGTCAGGTTGAAACCAACAAGATTCTGGGCAATCAGCAGATCGTACCGATTGATGGTCACTGTGTGCGTATTGGTGCCATGCGTTGTCACTCTCAGGCATTAACCCTGAAATTGAAAAAAGATGTACCTTTGGATGAAATCGAAGACATCATTGCACGTGCCAATGACTGGTCTAAAGTGGTTCCAAATACTCGTGAAGCATCGATGACTGATCTGACGCCTGTTGCTGTAACAGGTACTTTAAGCGTTCCAGTAGGCCGTCTGCGCAAGCTGAACATGGGTAAAGAATATCTGGGTGCATTCACTGTAGGTGACCAGTTGCTTTGGGGTGCCGCTGAGCCGTTACGCCGTATGCTGCGTATTCTGATTGATTATAAAAATGCCTAA
- a CDS encoding endonuclease/exonuclease/phosphatase family protein: MIWVIQILAIIVIWLSFWSLIPRDEWWIRGADFPRLQILVLGFIAFILFLLVDHPWNWLNQLLFIGLMAALAYQLKMVLPYTFIWKKQVKQVKHDQLDPQRQISLVVSNVLTTNTKYHLLIEQIQIHQPDLVLTLETDQNWQNALSVIEADYPYRVPVPLDNLYGMHLYSKLELSETEVKFILSDEIPSIHTTVILRSGQPVQLYCLHPKPPSPTEAKDSTLRDAELLIVGDQIKDLDESCIVMGDLNDVAWSRTTRLFQRISGLLDPRVGRHYVNTFHADYPFFRWSLDHVFHSTDFALVHMERLPHVGSDHFPVFLVLQTGRVFEHIQEELEQTDKDEQEAQKAIEEGIQKAEKEEKIVTDEVALAYKEGGKIS; this comes from the coding sequence ATGATATGGGTTATCCAAATTCTGGCAATCATTGTCATTTGGTTAAGTTTTTGGTCACTGATACCACGCGATGAATGGTGGATTCGGGGTGCGGATTTTCCACGCTTACAAATTCTGGTATTGGGCTTTATCGCCTTTATTCTTTTTCTCCTGGTTGATCATCCCTGGAACTGGTTGAATCAGCTGCTTTTTATCGGTCTGATGGCAGCTTTGGCCTATCAGTTGAAAATGGTATTGCCCTATACCTTTATCTGGAAAAAACAGGTCAAGCAGGTCAAGCATGATCAGCTGGATCCGCAACGTCAGATTTCCCTGGTCGTTTCCAATGTACTTACTACCAATACCAAATATCATTTACTGATCGAGCAGATCCAGATTCATCAGCCAGATCTGGTTTTGACTCTGGAAACCGATCAAAACTGGCAAAATGCACTCTCGGTGATTGAAGCTGATTATCCTTATCGCGTGCCTGTGCCTTTGGATAATCTGTATGGCATGCATCTATATAGCAAGCTCGAACTGAGTGAAACTGAGGTTAAATTTATTCTGAGTGATGAAATTCCCTCCATTCATACCACGGTGATTTTACGCTCAGGACAACCGGTACAGCTCTACTGTCTGCATCCCAAACCACCCAGTCCGACCGAGGCCAAGGATTCTACCTTGCGTGATGCTGAACTGCTGATTGTCGGTGATCAGATTAAAGATCTGGATGAAAGCTGTATCGTCATGGGCGATCTGAATGACGTGGCCTGGTCACGTACCACACGCCTGTTTCAACGCATTAGTGGGCTGCTGGATCCGCGGGTAGGACGTCATTATGTGAATACTTTTCACGCAGATTATCCTTTTTTCCGCTGGTCGCTGGATCACGTCTTTCATAGTACCGATTTTGCCTTGGTACACATGGAGCGTTTACCGCATGTAGGTTCTGACCATTTTCCGGTCTTTCTGGTATTACAAACCGGTCGGGTATTCGAGCATATTCAGGAAGAATTAGAACAAACTGATAAAGATGAGCAGGAAGCACAAAAAGCCATTGAAGAGGGCATTCAGAAAGCAGAGAAAGAGGAAAAAATAGTCACTGATGAAGTTGCCCTGGCTTATAAAGAAGGGGGCAAAATCTCATAG
- a CDS encoding ATP-binding cassette domain-containing protein — translation MAYITLRDVQLAFGGPALLDGANFNLERGERVCLIGRNGEGKSTLLKLIEGSLLPDNGEVSLQNGITISMLAQDVPMDSGKVADIVADGAGEASEVLRAYHAASEACVLGDMDACDRMGNLQHKMDQLDGWALETKVNSILSKMGLDPDADLADLSGGRKRRVLLARALLTQPDVLLLDEPTNHLDVESIEWLEKFLLDQNNLTLLFISHDRAFVDSIATRIVELDRGQLRSYEGNYSRYLDLKAQQMEAEEKQNALFDKKLAEEEVWIRQGIKARRTRNEGRVRALKALREESRARRSQQGKVTMATQDANRSGKLVFEIENLSVKFGDNAPIINNFSALVLRGDRIGLVGDNGVGKTTLIKAILGELEHGGTVKTGTQLEVAYFDQLRNALDLEKSVKDNVSEGSDHVDVNGNRRHIYSYLQDFLFSPERARTPVKALSGGERNRILLAKLLLKPSNLIVMDEPTNDLDMVTLELLEEMLGGYKGTLLLISHDRAFMDNVVTSTWVFDGKGNIDEYVGGYQDYLEQRPDQTVVDQKSAVKKAMAKAEAEAAPVAAKKVKLSYKDQRALEQLPAEMEALEKEQVEINAQLADGSLFVTDSDKALKLSKRLSEIDELLLEKLERWEELDNLSNG, via the coding sequence ATGGCCTATATTACCCTTAGGGATGTCCAACTTGCGTTTGGTGGACCCGCCCTGCTCGACGGCGCGAATTTTAACTTGGAACGCGGCGAACGAGTGTGTTTGATTGGCCGTAATGGTGAGGGTAAGTCTACCTTACTTAAGCTGATTGAAGGAAGTTTACTGCCTGACAACGGCGAAGTTTCATTACAAAACGGCATTACCATTTCCATGCTGGCGCAAGATGTACCGATGGATTCAGGTAAAGTGGCTGATATCGTGGCAGATGGCGCTGGTGAAGCGTCAGAAGTTCTGCGTGCTTATCATGCTGCCAGTGAAGCTTGTGTACTAGGTGACATGGACGCCTGTGATCGTATGGGCAACCTGCAACACAAAATGGATCAGCTGGATGGCTGGGCCCTGGAAACCAAGGTCAATTCGATTTTAAGCAAAATGGGCCTGGACCCGGATGCAGATCTTGCCGATTTGTCTGGTGGTCGTAAACGTCGTGTCTTGCTAGCACGTGCTTTACTTACCCAACCTGATGTCCTGTTACTCGACGAACCGACTAACCATTTAGACGTTGAAAGTATCGAATGGCTGGAAAAATTCCTGCTCGATCAAAATAATTTGACCCTATTGTTCATTTCGCATGACCGTGCCTTTGTCGATAGCATTGCTACCCGTATTGTTGAACTGGATCGTGGTCAACTGCGTAGTTATGAAGGTAACTATTCACGTTATCTAGACCTGAAAGCCCAGCAAATGGAAGCTGAAGAAAAGCAAAATGCGCTGTTCGATAAAAAGCTGGCTGAGGAAGAAGTCTGGATCCGTCAAGGGATTAAAGCCCGTCGTACCCGTAACGAAGGTCGTGTCCGTGCCCTAAAAGCATTACGTGAAGAATCTAGAGCACGTCGTTCGCAACAAGGTAAAGTGACGATGGCGACTCAGGATGCCAACCGTTCCGGCAAACTGGTGTTTGAAATTGAGAACCTGAGTGTGAAATTCGGTGACAATGCACCGATCATCAACAACTTCTCTGCACTTGTCCTCCGTGGCGACCGTATCGGTCTGGTCGGTGATAACGGTGTCGGTAAAACTACCCTCATTAAAGCCATTCTGGGCGAGCTAGAACATGGCGGTACGGTGAAGACCGGTACGCAGTTAGAAGTGGCCTATTTCGACCAGCTCCGTAATGCGCTGGATCTGGAAAAATCTGTTAAAGATAACGTCTCAGAAGGTTCTGACCACGTGGATGTGAATGGTAACCGTCGTCATATCTATAGTTATTTACAAGATTTCCTGTTTTCGCCAGAACGTGCCCGTACCCCAGTCAAAGCTTTGTCAGGTGGTGAGCGCAACCGTATCCTGCTAGCGAAACTGTTGCTGAAACCATCGAACCTGATTGTGATGGATGAGCCAACCAACGACCTGGATATGGTGACTTTAGAGTTACTGGAAGAGATGCTGGGTGGCTACAAAGGCACCCTGCTGTTGATCTCGCATGACCGTGCCTTTATGGACAACGTGGTAACATCCACTTGGGTCTTTGATGGTAAGGGCAATATTGACGAATATGTTGGCGGTTATCAGGATTATCTTGAACAGCGCCCGGATCAAACCGTGGTTGACCAAAAAAGTGCCGTGAAAAAAGCCATGGCCAAAGCAGAAGCTGAGGCGGCACCGGTCGCTGCCAAGAAAGTTAAGCTTAGCTACAAGGACCAGCGTGCACTCGAACAGCTTCCAGCTGAGATGGAAGCGCTAGAAAAAGAGCAGGTCGAGATCAATGCACAACTGGCTGATGGCTCTTTATTTGTGACTGATTCCGATAAAGCACTGAAACTGTCTAAACGCTTATCCGAAATTGATGAGCTGTTACTGGAAAAATTAGAGCGTTGGGAAGAACTGGACAACCTAAGTAACGGCTAA
- a CDS encoding SlyX family protein, which translates to MTKQQNLNDQASFSAPIEDLQVRIAFLDDLVEQLNDQVAKQTLEIADLKKQMTLLYQRVESSDLSEGIAEFDPVADRPPHY; encoded by the coding sequence ATGACTAAACAACAAAATCTAAATGATCAGGCGTCATTTTCCGCACCCATTGAAGATTTGCAAGTGCGAATTGCATTTTTAGACGATTTAGTTGAACAGTTGAATGATCAGGTGGCCAAACAGACCCTGGAAATTGCTGACCTGAAAAAGCAAATGACGCTGTTATATCAACGTGTTGAGTCTTCAGATCTGTCTGAAGGCATAGCAGAATTTGATCCGGTTGCAGACCGACCACCGCATTATTAA